One genomic window of Burkholderia diffusa includes the following:
- a CDS encoding FAD-dependent oxidoreductase, with product MDVIVIGGGISGVATAYQLRAAGHRVCVVERHATVAQGATYGDGGTLLPSPLDVWFGPTFMRQRQPRDTGIVYKPGFNGGVRRFVKQLAALREPDAFAAQYARLRPLIDASRESLADIEARLQLEFEQKPGILHVVRDPRDWEALQPALDLLRTLDQPYRVLTADECAALEPSVPAEPGFAGGVLLEGERTGNCPLFAKLVKQTLDEHGVQFRFSADVAAIRVDAGRAAIELTPAGGRHAAKAHEVDVMSADAIVVAAGAGSLPLLERLGWRVPLHPVRAHTLTAPVAYEEHAPHLSVVDSIKRISITRTHQRLRIGGGAVLQSLADTAKPLPEPLSEAALALLGQAVHDWVPGAAKISAALSWQGTQLLSPDGLPVVGPTPHPRVFVNFGHGPAGWGLACGSAKVVTDCLSGNTQQWPADTLAALSAARFTT from the coding sequence ATGGATGTCATCGTCATCGGCGGCGGAATCAGCGGCGTCGCCACCGCCTACCAGCTGCGCGCGGCCGGCCATCGCGTGTGCGTGGTCGAACGCCACGCGACCGTCGCGCAGGGCGCGACCTACGGCGACGGCGGCACGCTGCTGCCGAGCCCGCTCGACGTCTGGTTCGGCCCGACCTTCATGCGCCAGCGCCAGCCGCGCGACACCGGCATCGTCTACAAGCCCGGCTTCAACGGCGGCGTACGCCGCTTCGTCAAGCAGCTCGCCGCGTTGCGCGAGCCCGACGCCTTCGCCGCGCAATATGCGCGGCTGCGCCCGCTGATCGACGCGTCGCGCGAGTCGCTCGCCGACATCGAGGCGCGCTTGCAGCTCGAATTCGAGCAGAAACCCGGGATCCTGCACGTCGTGCGCGACCCGCGCGACTGGGAAGCGCTGCAACCGGCACTCGACCTGCTGCGTACGCTCGACCAGCCGTACCGCGTGCTCACGGCCGACGAATGCGCGGCGCTGGAACCGTCGGTGCCGGCCGAGCCCGGCTTTGCCGGCGGCGTGCTGCTCGAGGGCGAGCGCACCGGGAACTGCCCGCTGTTCGCGAAACTGGTCAAGCAGACGCTCGACGAGCACGGCGTGCAGTTCCGCTTCAGCGCGGACGTCGCCGCGATCCGCGTCGACGCCGGCCGCGCCGCGATCGAGCTCACGCCCGCCGGCGGCAGGCACGCGGCGAAGGCGCACGAGGTCGACGTGATGTCGGCCGACGCGATCGTGGTCGCCGCGGGCGCCGGCAGCCTGCCGCTGCTGGAGCGGCTCGGCTGGCGAGTGCCGCTGCATCCGGTGCGCGCGCATACGCTGACCGCCCCCGTTGCGTACGAAGAACATGCGCCGCACCTGAGCGTCGTCGACTCGATCAAGCGCATCTCGATCACGCGCACCCACCAGCGGTTGCGCATCGGCGGCGGCGCCGTGCTGCAGAGCCTCGCAGACACCGCGAAACCGCTCCCCGAGCCGCTGTCCGAGGCCGCGCTGGCGCTGCTCGGCCAGGCCGTCCATGACTGGGTGCCGGGCGCCGCGAAGATTTCCGCCGCGCTGTCGTGGCAAGGCACGCAACTGCTGTCCCCGGACGGCCTGCCGGTCGTCGGTCCGACCCCGCATCCGCGCGTGTTCGTCAATTTCGGCCATGGCCCGGCCGGTTGGGGTCTCGCGTGCGGGTCTGCTAAAGTGGTGACCGACTGTCTGAGCGGCAACACGCAGCAGTGGCCCGCCGACACGCTCGCCGCGCTGAGCGCCGCGCGCTTCACGACCTGA
- a CDS encoding NAD(P)H-hydrate dehydratase: MTNPRPLPDSAPLALLRVADLRAAEAAAIAELPPHTLMGRAGAAAARWLSERVAGDDRPVWFAVGPGNNGGDALVAAAQLQQLGVATQAWMPVPVKPDDAQWALGLARAAGVPLSAEPPASLGDYAWVVDGLFGIGLTRALDGPFAAQAARIAAHARSGGRVLALDVPSGLDSDTGRIVGAGVAVTATHTLTFIGAKPGLYTGDGRDLAGEIDIASLDVAPPAAPAVVLNAPARFAAALPARAFASHKGTFGSLAVLGGDTGMCGAPILAARAALFAGAGKVHVGFLGAGAPPYDPPFPELMLHPADSLDLDAMSAIAAGCGLGAREAAVALVRDVLAHDAATLLDADALNLVATHADLAAAVAARAARGDACVLTPHPLEAARLLGSDTATVQHDRLAAAQALASRYASIVVLKGSGTVIAAPDGRVTINPTGNAALATGGTGDVLGGLIGALLAQRVAPYEATLAGVYLHGLAADTLTANGTGPAGLTAGELAPMVRTLINRLFYPAARADI; encoded by the coding sequence ATGACGAATCCCCGCCCGCTTCCCGACTCCGCCCCGCTCGCGCTGCTGCGCGTCGCCGACCTGCGCGCGGCCGAGGCCGCCGCGATCGCCGAACTGCCGCCGCACACGCTGATGGGCCGCGCGGGCGCCGCCGCCGCGCGCTGGCTGTCCGAACGGGTGGCCGGCGACGACCGCCCGGTCTGGTTCGCGGTCGGCCCCGGCAACAACGGCGGCGACGCGCTGGTGGCCGCCGCACAGTTGCAACAGCTCGGCGTCGCGACGCAGGCCTGGATGCCGGTGCCGGTCAAGCCGGACGATGCGCAATGGGCGCTTGGCCTCGCGCGCGCGGCGGGCGTGCCGCTGTCGGCCGAACCGCCCGCCTCGCTCGGCGATTACGCGTGGGTCGTCGACGGGCTGTTCGGCATCGGCCTCACTCGCGCACTCGACGGACCGTTCGCCGCTCAGGCCGCACGCATCGCAGCCCATGCCCGAAGCGGCGGCCGCGTGCTCGCGCTCGACGTACCGAGCGGGCTCGACAGCGACACGGGCCGGATCGTCGGCGCGGGCGTCGCAGTCACCGCGACGCACACGCTCACGTTCATCGGCGCGAAGCCCGGCCTTTATACCGGCGACGGTCGCGACCTCGCCGGCGAGATCGACATCGCGTCGCTCGACGTCGCACCGCCCGCCGCGCCAGCCGTCGTGCTGAACGCGCCGGCACGGTTCGCGGCCGCGCTGCCCGCCCGCGCGTTCGCTTCGCACAAGGGCACGTTCGGCAGCCTGGCGGTGCTCGGCGGCGATACCGGCATGTGCGGCGCACCGATCCTCGCCGCGCGTGCCGCGCTGTTCGCGGGCGCCGGCAAGGTGCATGTCGGCTTTCTCGGTGCCGGCGCGCCGCCGTACGACCCGCCGTTTCCCGAACTGATGCTGCATCCTGCGGACAGCCTCGATCTCGATGCGATGTCCGCGATCGCGGCAGGCTGCGGCCTCGGCGCGCGCGAGGCCGCGGTTGCCCTCGTGCGCGACGTACTCGCGCACGACGCCGCGACGCTGCTCGACGCCGACGCGCTGAACCTCGTCGCGACGCACGCCGACCTCGCGGCCGCCGTTGCCGCGCGCGCCGCACGAGGCGACGCGTGCGTGCTGACGCCGCATCCGCTTGAGGCAGCGCGGCTGCTCGGCAGCGATACCGCGACGGTGCAGCACGACCGGCTGGCTGCGGCCCAGGCGCTTGCCTCGCGCTACGCAAGCATCGTCGTGCTGAAGGGTTCGGGCACGGTGATTGCGGCGCCCGACGGCCGCGTGACGATCAACCCGACCGGCAATGCAGCGCTCGCCACCGGCGGCACCGGCGACGTGCTCGGCGGCCTGATCGGCGCGTTGCTCGCGCAGCGCGTCGCACCGTACGAAGCCACGCTCGCGGGCGTATACCTGCACGGCCTCGCGGCCGACACGCTGACCGCGAACGGCACGGGTCCGGCCGGCCTCACCGCTGGCGAACTCGCACCGATGGTGCGCACGCTGATCAATCGCCTTTTTTACCCGGCGGCGCGCGCCGACATATAA
- the pgi gene encoding glucose-6-phosphate isomerase yields MTLNSLPAWTALQSHFEQIRHARMRDWFAPENDRAPTRAERFTVPGGGLAADFSKNRINDDTLRLLVQLAREAGVEARRDAMFAGDIVNPTEGRAALHTALRATDPHAPFHAQVSAERAKMATFARAVRSGAWTGYTGKRIRHVINIGIGGSDLGPKMVTHALHHVATPDISTHFVSNVDGADLARVLEQVDPEETLAIIVSKTFTTLETMTNARSLRDWFIARGCPEDALAKHFVGVSANPAEVVKFGISADNVFEMWDWVGGRYSLWSAVGLSIMIAIGPEQFDELLAGANDMDRHFREAPLDRNLPVLLGLIGIWYRNFFGSQSYLVAPYSEALHYLPSYLQQLEMESNGKSARLDGTFVDYPTSAVTWGEPGTNGQHAFFQMLHQGPTIVPIDFIAVLTPKHPLASHHPKLLANCFAQSEALMLGRTLDEARKVAGPGKEALAPHLTFPGNRPTTTLLVDALTPRTLGALIALYEHKVLVQATVWDINPFDQWGVELGKILGKVVEADLSAESVDPAKHDSSTTALIERARAALKR; encoded by the coding sequence ATGACGCTGAATTCGCTCCCCGCCTGGACTGCCCTTCAATCCCACTTCGAACAGATCCGCCACGCGCGGATGCGCGACTGGTTCGCGCCGGAAAACGACCGCGCGCCGACCCGCGCCGAACGCTTCACGGTCCCCGGCGGCGGCCTCGCGGCCGACTTCTCGAAGAACCGCATCAACGACGACACGCTGCGCCTGCTCGTGCAGCTCGCACGCGAAGCGGGTGTCGAGGCGCGCCGCGACGCGATGTTCGCCGGCGACATCGTCAACCCGACCGAAGGCCGCGCCGCGCTGCACACCGCATTGCGCGCGACCGACCCGCACGCGCCGTTCCATGCGCAGGTCAGCGCCGAGCGCGCGAAGATGGCGACCTTCGCGCGCGCCGTGCGCAGCGGCGCGTGGACCGGCTACACCGGCAAACGCATCCGCCATGTGATCAATATCGGCATCGGCGGCTCGGATCTCGGACCGAAGATGGTCACTCACGCGCTGCACCATGTCGCGACGCCCGACATTTCGACCCACTTCGTGTCGAACGTCGACGGCGCCGATCTCGCGCGCGTGCTCGAACAGGTCGACCCGGAGGAAACGCTCGCGATCATCGTGTCGAAGACCTTCACGACGCTCGAGACGATGACGAACGCCCGCTCGCTGCGCGACTGGTTCATCGCGCGCGGCTGCCCCGAGGACGCGCTCGCGAAGCACTTCGTCGGCGTGTCGGCGAACCCGGCCGAAGTCGTGAAGTTCGGCATCTCCGCCGACAACGTGTTCGAAATGTGGGACTGGGTCGGCGGCCGCTATTCGCTGTGGTCGGCGGTGGGCCTTTCGATCATGATCGCGATCGGGCCCGAGCAGTTCGACGAACTGCTCGCCGGCGCGAACGACATGGACCGCCATTTCCGCGAAGCGCCGCTCGACCGCAACCTGCCGGTGCTGCTGGGCCTGATCGGCATCTGGTACCGCAACTTCTTCGGCTCGCAGAGCTATCTCGTCGCACCGTATTCGGAAGCATTGCACTACCTGCCGTCGTACCTGCAACAGCTCGAGATGGAAAGCAACGGCAAGTCCGCACGCCTGGACGGCACGTTCGTCGACTACCCGACGTCGGCCGTCACGTGGGGCGAGCCGGGCACCAACGGCCAGCACGCGTTTTTCCAGATGCTGCACCAGGGCCCGACGATCGTGCCGATCGACTTCATCGCGGTGCTGACGCCCAAGCATCCGCTTGCGAGCCATCACCCGAAGCTGCTCGCGAACTGCTTCGCGCAGAGTGAAGCGCTGATGCTCGGCCGCACGCTCGACGAAGCGCGCAAGGTCGCCGGCCCCGGCAAGGAAGCACTCGCGCCGCACCTGACGTTCCCCGGCAATCGCCCGACGACGACGTTGCTGGTGGATGCGCTGACGCCGCGCACGCTCGGCGCGCTGATCGCACTCTACGAGCACAAGGTGCTGGTGCAGGCAACGGTGTGGGACATCAATCCGTTCGACCAGTGGGGCGTCGAGCTCGGCAAGATTCTCGGCAAGGTCGTCGAAGCCGACCTGTCGGCCGAATCGGTCGATCCCGCGAAGCACGATTCGTCGACGACCGCGCTGATCGAGCGCGCGCGTGCGGCACTCAAGCGCTGA
- a CDS encoding ABC transporter ATP-binding protein translates to MFKITDPIIEVHDVCKRVADATGELTILDGITFAVRPGSSLAIVGASGSGKSTLLGLLAGLDSATSGTVRLLGRALDQLDEDERAALRNGAVGFVFQSFQLMPHLTALENVMLPLELQGGINARDAADRARALLVQVGLGERTAHYPKLLSGGEQQRVALARAFVTHPAILFADEPTGSLDAATGHAVIDLMFELNRTHGATLVLVTHDAELARRCTTTVTIDAGRIVAPHAA, encoded by the coding sequence ATGTTCAAGATTACCGATCCGATCATCGAAGTCCATGACGTGTGCAAGCGGGTCGCCGATGCAACGGGCGAGCTGACGATCCTCGACGGCATCACGTTCGCGGTGCGGCCTGGCAGCAGCCTCGCGATCGTCGGCGCATCGGGGTCGGGCAAATCGACGCTGCTCGGCCTGCTTGCGGGGTTGGACAGCGCGACGAGCGGGACGGTTCGCCTGCTCGGCCGCGCGCTCGACCAGCTCGACGAGGACGAGCGCGCCGCGCTGCGCAACGGCGCGGTCGGGTTCGTGTTCCAGTCGTTTCAGTTGATGCCGCACCTGACGGCACTCGAGAACGTGATGCTTCCGCTCGAACTGCAGGGCGGCATCAACGCGCGCGACGCGGCCGATCGGGCGCGCGCGCTGCTCGTGCAGGTCGGTCTCGGCGAGCGCACCGCGCATTATCCGAAGCTGCTGTCGGGCGGTGAGCAGCAGCGCGTCGCGCTCGCGCGCGCGTTCGTCACGCATCCCGCGATCCTGTTCGCCGACGAACCGACCGGCAGTCTCGATGCAGCCACGGGCCACGCCGTCATCGACCTGATGTTCGAACTGAACCGCACGCACGGCGCGACGCTCGTGCTCGTCACGCACGATGCCGAACTCGCGCGGCGCTGCACGACGACGGTCACCATCGACGCCGGGCGCATCGTCGCGCCGCACGCAGCATAG
- a CDS encoding arylesterase, producing MDTTFRWKGRAALAALLATLLAANVPARAATAAAPTSGQPALVVLGDSLSAEYGLPRDTGWVALLRQRLATERIDYSVANASVSGDTTSGGRARLPAVLRRLKPSIVVVELGSNDALRGVPLATTEQNLRDIIADARQARAKVVLVGMYVPPNYGPDYTQKFHAVYTRLSKELGVPLVPFLLAGIENKPEMFQSDQMHPAQQAQGILLDNVWPTLKPLLGKPHG from the coding sequence ATGGACACGACATTCCGCTGGAAAGGACGCGCGGCGCTCGCCGCGTTGCTGGCTACCCTGCTCGCAGCAAACGTGCCCGCACGCGCCGCGACGGCGGCGGCCCCGACATCGGGCCAGCCCGCGCTCGTCGTGCTCGGCGACAGCCTGTCGGCCGAATACGGGTTGCCGCGGGACACCGGCTGGGTTGCGCTGCTGCGGCAACGGCTTGCGACCGAGCGGATCGATTATAGCGTCGCGAACGCAAGCGTCAGCGGCGACACCACGAGCGGCGGCCGCGCGCGGCTGCCTGCGGTGCTGCGACGGCTCAAGCCGTCGATCGTCGTCGTCGAGCTCGGCTCGAACGATGCGCTGCGCGGCGTGCCGCTCGCAACGACCGAACAGAACCTGCGCGACATCATCGCCGATGCGCGGCAGGCGCGCGCGAAGGTCGTGCTGGTAGGCATGTACGTGCCACCCAACTACGGGCCCGACTACACGCAGAAATTCCACGCAGTCTATACGCGCCTGTCGAAGGAACTCGGCGTACCGCTCGTGCCGTTCCTGCTGGCCGGCATCGAGAACAAGCCGGAGATGTTCCAGTCGGATCAGATGCATCCCGCGCAGCAGGCACAGGGCATCCTGCTCGACAACGTCTGGCCGACGCTGAAGCCGCTGCTCGGCAAGCCGCACGGCTGA
- a CDS encoding SurA N-terminal domain-containing protein gives MLDFFRNHQRLMMALLLLIVLPGLGFVGIQGFRGFFDDSANVAAVNGHKITRVEFDGAFRQQIDQARQALGGQFDIKAFDTPEHRKQVLDGLIQQRVLADETQRLHLTASDNAVRDALMSDPMIASLKKPDGTIDVQRYAQLLSFQGMTPEQYQERVRYSLALQQIPASIVASAFTPKGPAQRLSELAAQQREVQALVLKASDYAAKVQPTDAQLAAYYDAHKQNFATPETATIQYLVYSPAAAAASAQPTDADIKKFYDDNPTHFRSEAQVRVSHIFIAAASDASAADKAAAKAKAEQLLADVKAHPDQFAQIAQKNSQDAPSAAKGGDLGFITRGSTAGGKAFDDAAFALKQGDVSGVVQSDLGFHILKATEVKPSVVKPFADVKDQIAVDLKQQYAAKAFSDNAEGFTSTVYEKAKTLQPAADKYKLTIQTATVTPVPNPQLPPTSPLNNPKFLAAVFANDSVKNRNNTQAIDVGNNTLISARVTDYKPAAVPALDTIKDAVRQKVIAEQAAELAKKDGAAKLAELQKSKSADGFTAAQKVSRTQSQGLTPAALSAVYKIDAKTLPAYVGVDLGADGYAIYRVNAVIPGTAVDPQQLAAAQQQMAQVEAQSEGEAYLAALRDRSKVKLYGTTQSQSQDGGN, from the coding sequence ATGCTCGATTTCTTTCGTAATCACCAGCGCCTGATGATGGCGCTCCTGCTCCTGATCGTATTGCCGGGGCTGGGTTTCGTGGGGATCCAAGGTTTCCGCGGCTTCTTCGACGACAGCGCGAACGTCGCGGCGGTCAACGGGCACAAGATCACGCGGGTCGAATTCGACGGCGCGTTCCGCCAGCAGATCGACCAGGCGCGCCAGGCGCTCGGCGGGCAGTTCGACATCAAGGCGTTCGACACGCCTGAACATCGCAAGCAAGTGCTCGATGGCCTGATCCAGCAACGTGTGCTGGCCGACGAGACGCAGCGCCTGCACTTGACCGCATCCGACAACGCAGTGCGCGACGCGCTGATGAGCGACCCGATGATCGCGTCGCTGAAGAAACCCGACGGTACGATCGACGTCCAGCGCTATGCGCAATTGTTGTCGTTCCAGGGGATGACGCCCGAGCAGTACCAGGAACGCGTGCGCTACAGCCTCGCGTTGCAGCAGATTCCGGCGAGCATCGTGGCAAGCGCATTCACGCCGAAGGGTCCGGCACAACGGCTGTCGGAACTGGCGGCGCAGCAGCGTGAAGTGCAGGCGCTCGTGCTGAAGGCGAGCGACTATGCGGCGAAAGTGCAGCCGACCGACGCACAGCTCGCCGCGTACTACGACGCGCACAAGCAGAACTTCGCGACGCCGGAAACCGCGACGATCCAGTATCTCGTCTATTCGCCGGCGGCTGCTGCCGCGAGCGCGCAGCCGACCGATGCCGACATCAAGAAGTTCTACGACGACAACCCGACGCACTTCCGCTCGGAAGCGCAGGTGCGCGTGAGCCACATCTTCATCGCCGCGGCGAGCGACGCGAGCGCCGCCGACAAGGCGGCCGCGAAGGCGAAGGCCGAGCAACTGCTGGCCGACGTGAAGGCGCATCCCGACCAGTTCGCGCAGATCGCGCAGAAGAACTCGCAGGACGCGCCGTCGGCGGCGAAGGGCGGCGATCTGGGCTTCATCACGCGCGGCTCGACCGCGGGCGGCAAGGCGTTCGACGATGCCGCATTCGCGCTGAAGCAGGGCGACGTGAGCGGTGTCGTTCAATCGGATCTCGGCTTCCACATCCTGAAGGCAACGGAAGTGAAGCCGTCGGTGGTCAAGCCGTTCGCGGACGTGAAGGACCAGATCGCAGTCGACCTGAAGCAGCAGTACGCGGCGAAGGCGTTCTCGGACAACGCGGAAGGTTTTACGTCGACCGTCTATGAAAAGGCGAAGACGCTGCAGCCGGCCGCCGACAAGTACAAGCTGACGATCCAGACGGCCACCGTCACACCGGTGCCGAATCCGCAACTGCCGCCGACGAGCCCGCTGAACAATCCGAAGTTCCTCGCCGCCGTGTTCGCGAACGACTCGGTGAAGAACCGGAACAACACGCAGGCCATCGACGTGGGCAACAACACGCTGATCTCGGCGCGCGTGACCGACTACAAGCCGGCTGCCGTGCCGGCACTCGACACGATCAAGGATGCGGTGCGTCAGAAGGTCATCGCCGAGCAGGCCGCGGAACTCGCGAAGAAGGACGGCGCGGCGAAGCTGGCCGAGCTGCAGAAGTCGAAATCGGCGGATGGCTTCACGGCCGCTCAGAAGGTGTCGCGCACGCAGTCGCAGGGGCTGACGCCGGCGGCGCTGAGCGCCGTCTACAAGATCGATGCGAAGACGCTGCCGGCATACGTCGGCGTCGATCTCGGCGCGGACGGCTATGCGATCTATCGCGTAAATGCGGTGATCCCGGGTACGGCCGTCGATCCGCAACAGCTTGCGGCCGCGCAGCAGCAGATGGCGCAGGTCGAAGCGCAAAGCGAAGGCGAGGCGTATCTCGCCGCGCTGCGCGACCGCTCGAAGGTGAAGCTGTACGGCACCACGCAGAGCCAGTCGCAGGACGGCGGCAACTAA
- the lon gene encoding endopeptidase La, translating to MSGTQLLPPERITLPLLPLRDVVVFPHMVIPLFVGRPKSIKALEAAMEGGKHIMLVAQKTAAKDEPTEKDMYEVGCIANILQMLKLPDGTVKVLVEGLQRAKALSIEEQETQFSCEVMPLEPDHADSAETEALRRAIVSQFDQYVKLNKKIPPEILTSLSGIDEAGRLADMIAERLPLKLDQKQHILEMFPVIERLEHLLAQLEAEIDILQVEKRIRGRVKRQMEKSQREYYLNEQVKAIQKELGEGEEGADLEELEKRINAARMPKEAKKKADAELKKLKLMSPMSAEATVVRNYIDTLIGLPWRKKSKVNNDLSNAEQVLDEDHFGLEKVKERILEYLAVQQRVDKVKAPILCLVGPPGVGKTSLGQSIARATNRKFVRMALGGVRDEAEIRGHRRTYIGSMPGKILQSLAKVGVRNPLFLLDEVDKMGMDFRGDPSSALLEVLDPEQNHTFADHYIEVDFDLSDVMFVATSNSLNIPPPLLDRMEVIRLSGYTEDEKVSIAQRYLLPKQKKNNGLKDGEIEVTEQAIRDIIRYYTREAGVRSLEREVSKICRKVVKMLLLKKASGAIKVDGENLDTFLGVRKYDFGLAAKENQVGQVTGLAWTEVGGDLLTIEAAVMPGKGNVIRTGSLGDVMKESVEAARSVVRSRSRRLGIKDEAFEKQDIHIHVPEGATPKDGPSAGGAMTTALVSVLTGIPVRADVAMTGEITLRGEVLPIGGLKEKLLAAHRGGIKLVLIPEENVKDLADIPDNVKNAIEIVPVRWIDKVLELALERTPTPLPPEEEAKAAAPVGEAAKDAGSTEVVKH from the coding sequence ATGTCAGGCACCCAACTTCTCCCGCCGGAACGCATCACGCTCCCGCTGCTGCCGCTGCGGGATGTCGTCGTTTTCCCGCACATGGTCATTCCGCTCTTCGTCGGCCGGCCGAAATCGATCAAGGCCCTCGAAGCAGCGATGGAAGGCGGCAAGCACATCATGCTCGTCGCCCAGAAAACTGCGGCCAAGGACGAGCCGACCGAAAAGGACATGTACGAGGTCGGTTGTATCGCCAACATCCTGCAGATGCTGAAGCTGCCGGACGGCACCGTGAAGGTGCTCGTCGAGGGTCTGCAGCGTGCGAAGGCGTTGTCGATCGAAGAGCAGGAGACGCAGTTCTCCTGTGAAGTCATGCCGCTCGAGCCCGATCACGCCGACAGCGCGGAAACGGAAGCGCTGCGCCGCGCGATCGTGTCGCAGTTCGACCAGTACGTGAAGCTGAACAAGAAGATCCCGCCGGAGATTCTCACGTCGCTGTCGGGCATCGATGAAGCCGGTCGCCTCGCGGACATGATCGCCGAGCGCCTGCCGCTCAAGCTCGACCAGAAGCAGCACATCCTCGAGATGTTCCCGGTCATCGAGCGTCTCGAGCACCTGCTCGCGCAGCTCGAAGCCGAGATCGACATCCTGCAGGTCGAAAAGCGCATCCGCGGGCGCGTGAAGCGCCAGATGGAAAAGAGCCAGCGCGAGTACTACCTGAACGAACAGGTCAAGGCGATCCAGAAGGAACTGGGCGAAGGCGAAGAGGGTGCGGATCTCGAGGAGCTCGAGAAGCGCATCAACGCCGCGCGCATGCCGAAGGAAGCGAAGAAGAAGGCCGATGCCGAGCTCAAGAAGCTGAAGCTGATGTCGCCGATGTCGGCCGAAGCGACGGTCGTGCGCAACTACATCGACACGCTGATCGGCTTGCCGTGGCGCAAGAAGAGCAAGGTCAACAATGATCTGTCGAACGCCGAGCAGGTGCTCGACGAGGATCACTTCGGCCTCGAGAAGGTGAAGGAACGCATTCTCGAGTACCTCGCTGTGCAGCAGCGCGTGGACAAGGTGAAGGCGCCGATCCTGTGCCTCGTCGGGCCCCCGGGCGTCGGCAAGACCTCGCTCGGTCAGTCGATCGCTCGTGCGACGAACCGCAAGTTCGTCCGGATGGCGCTCGGCGGCGTGCGTGACGAAGCCGAGATCCGCGGTCACCGCCGTACGTACATCGGCTCGATGCCGGGCAAGATCCTGCAAAGCCTCGCGAAGGTCGGCGTGCGCAATCCGCTCTTCCTGCTCGACGAAGTCGACAAGATGGGCATGGATTTCCGCGGCGATCCGTCGTCGGCGCTGCTCGAAGTGCTCGATCCGGAACAGAACCACACGTTCGCCGACCACTACATCGAAGTCGATTTCGACCTGTCGGACGTGATGTTCGTCGCGACGTCGAACTCGCTGAACATCCCGCCGCCGCTGCTCGACCGGATGGAAGTGATTCGTCTGTCGGGTTACACGGAAGACGAGAAGGTCAGCATCGCGCAGCGCTATCTGCTGCCGAAGCAGAAGAAGAACAACGGCCTGAAGGACGGCGAGATCGAGGTCACCGAGCAAGCGATCCGCGACATCATCCGCTACTACACGCGCGAAGCCGGTGTGCGCTCGCTCGAGCGGGAAGTGTCGAAGATCTGCCGCAAGGTCGTGAAGATGCTGCTGCTGAAGAAGGCATCGGGAGCGATCAAGGTCGATGGCGAGAACCTCGATACGTTCCTCGGCGTGCGCAAGTACGACTTCGGCCTCGCGGCGAAGGAAAACCAGGTCGGTCAGGTGACGGGCCTCGCGTGGACGGAAGTCGGCGGCGATCTGCTGACGATCGAAGCCGCGGTGATGCCGGGTAAGGGCAACGTGATCCGCACCGGTTCGCTCGGCGACGTGATGAAGGAGTCGGTCGAGGCCGCGCGTTCGGTTGTGCGCTCGCGTTCGCGCCGTCTGGGTATCAAGGACGAGGCGTTCGAGAAGCAGGACATCCACATCCACGTGCCGGAAGGCGCGACGCCGAAGGACGGTCCGTCCGCCGGCGGTGCGATGACGACCGCGCTGGTGTCGGTGCTGACGGGCATTCCCGTGCGTGCCGATGTCGCGATGACGGGCGAGATCACGCTGCGTGGTGAAGTGCTGCCGATCGGCGGGCTGAAGGAAAAGCTGCTGGCTGCGCATCGCGGCGGCATCAAGCTCGTGCTGATTCCGGAAGAGAACGTGAAGGATCTCGCGGACATTCCGGACAACGTGAAGAACGCGATCGAGATCGTGCCGGTCCGCTGGATCGACAAGGTGCTGGAGCTCGCGCTCGAACGTACGCCGACCCCGCTGCCGCCGGAAGAAGAGGCGAAGGCTGCGGCACCGGTCGGCGAAGCGGCGAAGGATGCCGGCTCGACGGAAGTCGTGAAGCACTGA